A window of Sus scrofa isolate TJ Tabasco breed Duroc chromosome 15, Sscrofa11.1, whole genome shotgun sequence genomic DNA:
CATTGTCACTGCCCACTCAGTGACACACTGAGGCTCTTACTGGAAATCTGAGGTTTTTGCCTCTCATTTCCTGTGTGCTGAGAGGCATTCTCCCTCCTCATCCCAccctcccatccccatcccctgcccccaccccagttaAATGAAACCTTTTATTCCAGAATCCCCGAGGACCTCCTCTGCAAAGGGACTGCATTAAATGGCCAGTCTAAAGCACATGGGGAGCAGTGGGGGCTGGCAGAGTCCCCTACCCTGCCCCTTTCCACAAGTTGCCACAACCCTTTCACCTGGGTTCAAAGCGATGAGGGATGGAGCAGTACTTTGCCACTTCCCCCAGAGTGATTTCCAGTTTGAACCCCTGGCAAAGTCCAGATGAAGCTGGCTCCAGGCTGTGAGGCAAAGCTAGGAGAGGCCAAGTCAGGGCCCCACCCCATGTGTCTGGTGGAAGGTGGGGTACGAAACGGGGTTGCCTATGTTGCCAGAGGAATGGCTTTTCTccaacaagaaaaggaaaagcaagactGATGGTTGGAGGAACTGATGGCCTCCCCCAGAGACGCCACAGCAGACACCTTCTTAGTAGGGCAAGGAGCCTGGGGAGGGCCTCCCTGACCCTGGCTTTGGCCTTGGCCTCTAGGATTCAGCCCAAGTTCACCCTTACCCTTGCAGTTAGGCCTTCTTACTGAAGGCACCGTGTAGACTGCCTTCCTAGTGATAGCATTTCTGGAAGCCCTATCATAGGTGACAGGGCTGTGGGGGCACAGACTAGCAGGCAACTGTCTCTGTGCCCTGGGCAGCACTGCCTAGAGGGCCAGAGAactgggcacacacacacacaacccaacATCCAACACAAAAACACTAAGCAATCACTACTGGCACACAATACACTCAAAACACACGTCCACCTCCCAAGCCTGAATAAATATACTCAGTTCCACCCATGTAGGAATGCCCACACACAATACAACACACAAACACGCAAGCTAACACAGCCCTGCACACCCAAATACCCCCAACCCTTCGTCCACCCCCACCCATAGCCTCCTCCTCCTGACTCTACTGAAAGAAAGAGAGTTTCCAGCAAGAAAACAGAGCCCTTTGCCCTCAGAAAGAGCCAGGGATCAATACTGTTTAGACTTGGCTAGCGTGTATTTCCTCCTAGGCTAAGGAAGATTTAAGTTTATGGTTCaattcaatctttaaaaaaaaaaaaaataggtagaaaATAAGGAAGTTGGGAAAGTGCACTCCAGTATTTATTTCTATGCAGCCTCAGACTGTAATGCACAAGCAGCTCCCTAAGCCAGGCCCATAAATCAGAGAAATCAATGCCtgtttatgattattattactttcttttttagggaGGGGGTGCACTGAGGAGGTCTGAGCAGAATCCTCCTCCCCTATTCTTTGCCCCAttggggaaaaaggaaaacagagccagagcgggggatggggaggaggcagaaaggaTAGGAAGGTCATTCTTTAGGGCCTTAACCAGATTCCTGAGATAAAGGCAGTTGTAATGAGTGGAtgtgacaaagagaaagacacatgggCATAGAGGAGAAGTGGACCAAAAGTGTTCATTCTCAGAGCATCAGTTTCCTCCCTGAACAATGAAGAAAATTCTATCTGCCCCTAGTGATTGGAAGATAAAAGGAGATAATGGGTACAAAATCACAATACATAATAATGACACATCTGTACACTTTACTAACATAATCTCCCAGGTCGGGTAGtcatccccttccctctcccccagggtgAAGAAGAAGAACTCTTGGCTTTGATCTCCGGGAAAAGATGAAGAGGAGCCATAAGGAACAGGATGCTTTCTGGAGTTGCTGCTAAAGTTGGCCCCTGCCCCAGCATTTGGATCTGGTGGTCTTGAGGGACTTAGGTGGCTTCAGGGGCCACACTGGGGAAGGTGGAAGGGAGGGTAACCCAGTTTCCAGACATTCAAAAACACTTGGATTTTCTGTAGAATTGGGCACCCCCAACCTTGGATCTGGATGTGGTTGTGAAACTTCTTGATACTCTGAGCTGTCTGTATTCAAGGAGTACCCTGGGCCTCGGGTCTCAGACCCCCTAACCTGAAGCCCTGGAGAGCTTGAAGATGCCAGGCTCCTCCCCAACCCgtcaaaaaaaaaagctaaggataCCTCCAGCCACCAGAAAATAGCTCACCTGGGCCATCCCTGAGGAAGAGCCCACCTCACTGCTTCCAACTCCTCACCCAAGGATTGTGTAAGTGTACCTGTTATGTGCAGAGGCTACTCCACACACCCAAAAAGGTGTGAAAGGAATGGAAGGAAGAGATTTACTGCCGTGAAGTTGGGAACCCATGGTGAATGTGCTCTCTACCTCCAGATTTCTGAACTCCAAGTTCCCCAAGCCTTGGTCAGGGACTTAAAGGGCCCCTAGGCTTCATGGACTTGGCACCTAGCACTGTCACTTCCCCAGACATAGGCCCAAATCAGGGggaatttttcaagaaaaaaaggcagactaACTGGTCATTCCCACTTCTCATAAAATCAGTGCTgcaaaaacaacaggaaaaaaaccccagGGAAAAGCACAGAGGCAGAGTTGCCATGTGTGCACAAACACACCTGGAAACATTCTGGTGTGCAAACACAAGTgagtacatgcacacacactataAACTTACAGCATCCAAGTGTACATCTAAAGTACAGAAGAATGAGCACCCAGTCATATAATACTCACAGGTTCAGGGATATACAAAGCCCAATGGGAACTCAGATGCTTCAGTATCCTTCTACCCATGATCACATACACACAAGAGTTTTCTGGGGCACCTATACATCTGGCCACAGACATATAGGTACCTACAGGCATACTACCAAAGAGAGTGGGGAAGGCAAGAAGAACAgaatttcctatttaaaaaataatcatggaCAAAAGGGAGATGAGAGGggacctcctcttcctcctcctagaTCCTGAATGGCGGCAGGGCCCAATGGGGCAAGTGCCATCTCCCTTCCCTCTAGGAAGTCCTGATATCCAGAGGGTTGAGGGTGCTTGTGTCTGTGCCTTCCTCCATTGGAAAGCAAACCAGGCTTTGATGGGATTGTTAAAGGGACCCTGGCTTAGGCTCAGGGTCAGGGGAGGTGGGCCTGTGCACATGTCGTCAGAGGTCTCAGCCCAGAGCGATCCTGGCAGCAACCCAGCGGCAACCACTCTGCATAACTTCCCTACATCCAGGCCTCCTCTCCCGGCTTTAAGGGACCTTGAACTTGGAGCCCCCACAAGGCTAGAGTCCGCCCTCCATCAGCCTTTTCACCAAAGAAATCACTTCTCCTAATGAGGAGTGGAGAGCCTGAACTGTGAAGGTCAGGCCAGGGGAAGGGCTTCTGGCTCAGAACCAGAGGCAGCCCCTCACCTCTGCCCCGCCCTGGGAAGGCTTTCTGCTTCTAAAGGAGAAAACCTCCAGCAAAACTagtaccagaaaaaaagaaaaagaaaaaatgcaggcTGAAGCCAGGAGCAGGTTGAACCAGAGGAGGCTGCAGTCAGGCTGGGCCTGGCTGGGCGCGGGAAGCGACGGGGCAGCCTGGCAGTGTTGCCAAAGTCAGGATGGGGTTTCTGGCCTTTGGGCTCCAATGAACACAATTGGAGACTAGGCATGTCCCGCCAGACTCTCCAAGGCCCGACCATCCCTGGGTCTGGGCTGCCTGTATGACCGCGCCCCCTCACCCATCTTATTCGTTGTCTGGTGATCAATCTCAGCGCCCAGCCGAGCCATCAGGACTCCCTGCCCCTTGTGTGCCCGCTGTGCAGGGGGCCACCGTGTGCCCGCGTCCTcgcccttccccagccccaaaGAGGAGGGCCGCCAGCCTCTCGTGAGCACAGTGTACACTTTATTTCAGACTACAGGTTTCTGAACATAATAAAATCTTTGGCTTGTAGCGGCGGTTCAGTCTCGCAGTCTGTGGGGTCGTATTTCTCAACAAGTCTCCGGAAAacgaaagggggaggggaggacagacAAACCGACAGAAGGGGTCGGGAAGTGGGGGATAGGGGACGGGCAGACACGCGAGGAAACACACTCTCACGCACACAAAGAAAAGTCCCAGAGAAACGAGGGCCGGCGATGCGGGGCAGGAGGCACCGGAGAAGCGATAAACATTCAAAAGAAAACGAAACTGGGCCGGGGGCAGCGAGGCGGAGGCGGgggataaaataattataataattataataattataacaataataataaaggagaTTAATAAAAAGTCCAGCAAATAGAGATCGCTacacatatttcttttccttacctgaaattaaatatatacaaggTCGTAAGCAGTTTGGCTAGATAGAGCTTTAAGGAGTTCGCAGTTTCGTCCCTTATACTGTGAAGAGAGAACTGATCTTATTTTTCGATAGCACCTGTCCgagtctttctctcttttgaaaaatgtctcgTCCCAGCATGACTCTCTATCCTTGggacctctttctctctctttttctctgttgctCCCTTCCTCCTTTGCGCTGATTATTTCTCCCCCGGCGCGGGGCCGGCCAGGCGGAGGTGGCGGGGCCAGGAGGGGGCGCGGGCGCGGCGGCCCGACCGCGCGGCCCCAGCCGGCGGCGGCTACTCGCTCTCGTCTTTGTCCTGGACCGTGGTGGTAGAGTGGTTGTACAGTCCCTGCGCCATGAGGTGCAGCGCCAGGCCGTTCTTGATGCCCGTGGCTTTCTTGATCTTGGCGCGCTTGTTCTGGAACCAGATCTTGATCTGGGACTCGTTGAGgctgagttcctgggccagggtctgcCGCCGCTGCTCGGTGATGTAGCGGTTCGCCTGGAACTCCGCCTTGAGTCTCTGCAGCTGCTCGGCCGTGAACGCCGTCCTCGGCCTCTTGTCCTCcttctcattcttcttcttcttcagctTCCTCGTTCGCGGACCTGCAGCGGCGGATAGGGCCGGGTGGGGGTTGGGAcggagggcagaggggaaggggagagggcagaggaagcCGTGAGAATCGAGGAGCCGGGCGGGGATCGCGCCCCACGCTTCCGGGGCGCTAGCGGAGGCCCTGCTGCGCCCCCGGCTCCCTCCCACCCGCTGGCCATTAGATCTAGCGACTGGCTGGCTGTTGGGGTTGCTAGGTTTCCCCTCTGAGATGCCAGAAGGGCCACAGAGGAAAAGTGGCTGAGGTTGTTTGTGCACCCCACACCCCAATTCATAACAGGAAAGCCGTGTGTCTTAAATCACAGAGTCCGAGATGGAGAGTTATTTGGagccccagccagcccagcccagagctggAGGTCAGGGGCCTGCCATCTTCACAGCCCTGGAATAAAAAGAGGCTCAATACTGGGTAGAGGACCCTGGGACAGGATTGCCCTGGGGGAAATCGCCAGCCAGCAAACTAATCTTCCATTCTTCCTCAAGAAGCACACCTACACCCAGACACCACAATAAGGCCCCATCTGCTTGTAGCTATTGACTTCAGAAAACAAGGGGCTAAAGAGAGCTCTGTGAGAAGCTCGCCTAGCTCCAAAGCGTTTGGCATCTGCCCTCTCTACCCGTCCTTCTTTCCCTTTGCCCAAACCAAGCTCTTTGAAGGGTCCCAGGAAGACATACTGGCCACTGCTTCCTCGAAAGAGGAGAAAAGGCCTTCACCCAATTGCATGCCTCATTCGCTCCCTGGCCCCTGTGCTCTCCTCTTTGCCCCTTGGATGGTGCTGGTAAGAAAGAGAGCCCTCCTCATTCCTGCACCCAGCAACCCAGGCAGGTCTCCCTCACCTCTCTTTTGGACACAGAAGCTGAAATTTCAGGACTGAAAACTGAATGACAAAAGCATGCCAGAGCTGCTTTCTCTGTCCACCTTTGCTATTTGCCAGGAGACTGCATCCTTCACTTTCCCCAATCCGTGAGCAaaaggggcagagggcagagagagTGAGACAATCTTGACAAAAATCTGTCCTTTGCCCCTAGAATGGGTAATAGGAAGAGGCCACAGGAAGCATTCCTAGGAAAATGAAGGGTCCCTCCGAACCTGTTCTGGGAAAGGGGCTGCTATGGAGCCCAGTCccgaagaaagaaaggaagagggaggaggcagcctGTAAAGCCTGCACCTCTGCCCATCAGTCTCCACATCCAAGCCTCCTGGCATTTACTTACTGGGCCCTGTGGTGGTTATGGGGAACTTCCTGAGCCAGGTGAAGCCCCTGTCAGGCCTGTTAATCTCTAAAACTGTCTGGAAAGAAGGGTCTTCACTGGCAATCCCCAAACCTAGTGACAGAGGGGCAATCTGGGTAGCTGGCTCCTGGGACAGGCCAGCTCCTGGGGTCACCAGCTGTCCTGTGACAAAAGAGTCCAAGCCTGGCCGACCACAGGGGCTCAGGTCTGGGTTGAGGTTCATCTCCCTGAATTGCCCATGCAGTTCAccctgcctccccaggccccTGAGAAGGAAAACAGCCAAGAACAAAGACAAGGCCCACTTCTTCTGAGCGGCCTGCAGGAAGCACTGGGAAgccgggtggggaggggaggaaggcctTGGTTTAGATTAGTAATTAGCTGAGCCAGCAGAGATAGCCCAGGAAATGTGCACAACCTCAGAAAGGCCCCCGCTGTGCGTCGTCTGTCGGGGAGGTTGTTAGAGTGTtgttgtgtgcatgtgtttgtgtgtgtgagtgtgtgcacccGTGCAGAGGCACGAACACTTGTAATAAAATCGTAGCCTCCTGGCCAGCCCGAGCCGCACGGCCTGACAGCTCAATCACTCTATCCATCAGGCGAGTCAATCAAAGCAGCTTTTCGGAGGTTCAGGGAGCCCGACGTGTCAATAACGGGGCTCGAGATGGCGGGGGCTGATAGCGCGCATCGATCCACACCCGGCCGGCAGCGGTGGAGAGGCACAGATCAGCCAGAATAGACCACCGCACCGCTATGCCGCGCCCGGCCTCCCGCCGGACCCGGGTACCCGGAATCCCAATTGCAGGCCGGAACCCCTGCTGCCCTCCTCGCAGAGCGCGCCCACCGGCTTCTGGGAGCTACGGTCTGGGGAAGCAGGCAGGCCGGAGCCTCCTCTCCCCGGGCCTAGCGGCTATCCCAGGGTAGGTTTGGGCCTTGGGTTCTCCAAATATATGGGACATGTTGGGAAAAGGTCCCAAGACAAATGGAGAAAAACGGGCCTACGGTTGTTAGAAATCTGCTAACTGGCAGAGGTGCGGAAGGAAGgagtgaaagaaggaaggggcagggccGGGGAGGATGTGCAAGACACACCGCAGagaagctgcagcgtaggctggctCTCATGCACTCGGCCCGGATTTCTGGCCTGAACCTGACCCGAGTTCTCTCTTCTCCCACTGCCTATCTGCCAGCTCCAGAAATCCAGGAGTCAGGGGCTGTAGGCATCCACCATTTCCACAACCCATCTTCCCTGGATTCTACCCACACGGGTCAGAATCTCCTGGCTACCCACAGCCTGGGGAAGAGGGGCAGTGATTCCAAGCGGTTCTCTCCCTGTGTCTCCTTAAATCTATCTCTATGTCAATGAACTCTCCGCAGAAAATATCGAGATGATGTTTGTGTCTGTTAAGAAGACAAAGTCAAGATTATTTCTCTAATCAAAGCCGTGGTTCGATTTCGGTCTCAGAAGGACCGGGCTGGCGGGATTTCAGACCCAGATCACTAGGCCCATCTTCCCACCGGTTCTAAACACCCTTTTCCCTGGAAGATTGTGACTTTCCTAAGAATAATAAAGGTAAAACACAAAGAAGGCCAAAAGAGCTCAGAGTTCAAAACCGAAGGACACAGCTTCCCACAccaggagctgtagcctcccggGTGGTGGCTGCAGAGTCCAGGAGAGCAGAACTGGGTGCGACATTCAGTTTAGACTGGGAGCGAGgacaaggaagagaaagcaggGGTAAGAGAAGAAAGCATCTGAGACCCCAGATCCGGCACATTCTTCCCTGCACAGCAGCAGAGAATACTGAGGGCGTCCGCGGGGCCGAAAGGCATGGCACAGCCTGGGGCTGGGTACTCACCGGAGGAAGGACGATCCGAGTAGCGCGTGCAGTAGACCCAGGCGGGCCATACGAGGGGCTGCTGCGAGTCAGTTTTGACTACGGGCCCGCCGTTGGCTGAGCCCATTAGCAGGATGGCGGGGTTGCTGTGGTCTGGGTACTTAGCACCCTGCGCACCTGGGCTCCCTACGCCGCCTCCACTGCCACCGCCGCTGTCCGAAGGTTTggccgctgctgctgccgctgccgccgccgctgccacggccgctgccgccgccgccgctgccgccgccgctgccggaTTCCCAGCCTTGGACGctcccgcgccgccgccgccgccggctgGCGGGGAGCCGTCGGGTGGGCCACAGTTCGCGTCCGGGGCGCACAGGAGCGAGGCGGCGCCTGGCGCCCTGGTGCCCAGCGGGTGGACAGGATCTCTACCTGCGCCGGTCTGGCCTCTGTCACGCTCTACCCGGCCTCCTCCTGCGCCTCCTCCGGCTGCCGCCGCCACCAGGAGCTGTGGCGGCGGCTGCTCCTTTTTGCAGCCGAAGTCCGGCCTCAGGATGTTGTCGATGAAAAAGTTGGTGGTGCGGTGCAGCTGGGCCGCGGGCTGAGGCTGGTGAGCAGGCGCCGCGAGATgctgaggcggcggcggcgggggcgggggatgcGGGGGAGGTGCGGGTGGTGGGCCAGGGGCGGCAGGCAGGGCGCCGCGGGCGGCGAGGGGGGCGCGGGCTGCGGGGACACCGGCACGCTGTCTCCATCGCTgccgctgctgccgctgctgccgcTCGCGCCGGGGCTAAGGCTCAGGCCGAGGCTGCCCGgggccgccgccaccgccgccgcgcCGAGGCCCGAGTCCCGCTGACTTTTAGGTTCCGGCTGCTGTTCTTCCATGCTCGGCCGCCCCGCCGCCACGGCCGCCGCtccggcccccgcccccccgcgcCTCGCTCCCCACCCCACTTTGCCAGCGGCCCGTGGGGGTGCGCGGAGGAAGGAGGCCGGCGAAGCCCCAACGAAGGCACCGGGcgagtgcaggaaaaaaaaagcccaggcgCCTGGCCTGGATCGCTTGCTATTATCGAGCAGATAGATCTcgctgtctctccctctctctaatTTGTAGACATCCAGATATGGAGACActtggctatttctttttttctttctgcaaccAGATTCAATGATTTGTTTTAAATGGGGAGTAAGCCAcggccaaaaagaaaggaaaaaaaaaaagaaaagaaaaaagcaagcaagaaaataaaatctccaagaaatgttttcttaaagataaaaaatagtctttaaagtCTAGCCATCTTCGTAAGCAGTAGTGAGGGGTTTGACTTCCCCGAGTGTCACGCTCAGCTGTGCCCAGAGCGCGAGGCTGGCAGCGCCTTTAATCGCCTTTGCTTTTTTTGCAGGGAGAGCGCGTCTCCGCCAGCGCCcgggctgccttttttttttttttttttttttttttttttttttttttcaaatctctgaCAGCTCGGATCTTTGCACAAACTCTctcgcttaaaaaaaaaatcacccaggcACACTTTTTGCCTTCAAACCGGAAGCACGTGAGTCAGGGCCGCACGTGTGCGGGGCCAATGGCGAGCCAGGACTCGCGCTGACACCCGGGCCTCTGCCCAATAGGCGCTCGCGGGACTTTGCGGATAAATAATCCGGGGGCGGTGGCCGCGGGCGGAGAGGGGGCGCCGCGGTCCCGGCCCCGCGCGTCCGGcccgccctcccccacccgcACCCGCGCCCCTCCCCCTCTTTCAGGCCAGGACGGAGGAAGGGGCAAAGGAGACCGAGAAAGGGTGGATTTTGGGGTGTAGGCAAATAGAGAAGCAACTCCATAAACAACTTGTTGGAGAAGTGCAGGATTATGGGTGCGTGCGCGCGGGGCGCAGGGTCAGGAGGCAGGGGCCTCAGCTCTTTTGGTAACCTCTTGGCTAAGCAACtcagccttttattttctctctcgtGCTTTTTCTTGCTGTTATGAAGGGTGAAAGGTTGCTGGCACTGTcagggtgtgtgcatgtgtgtgtgcgtacgtgtgtgtgtgtgtccgtgtgtctatgtgtctgtgtgtctgtgtagtaGAGGGGAAGGAGTGAGAACGGGAAGAGTCGGAGATGTGAAACAGACCTAGAGTTGGTTACTTTCAGAGGGGCAGTTTATTTTTCACAAACAGCAAAGCCGAGAGGCCAGCTGCCCCTAGCTCGCATCGTCTGTAGGTTTGCAGTGCACGCTGGCCGGCTACCCTGTGTGTCCTTCTCTGGGTGTCCGTACCTACGTCCTTCCCCGTCCGGACCTTCGACAACCCCGGGAGCTGTCCTGCCGCCATTAAGCCAGGCCCAGAGGGCGCGAGAGAGCCCGAGCGCCAGTCGCACCGGGCGCCTGTTCCTTTCTTGGCCGCCTGAGTCGAAGCCGTCTGGGCATCTTAGAGTTGTCCTGGGCGGGCCCCTAGACAAACGAGGCGGGATGTGGATGCGCGCGAGGCCCCAACTTTTGGGCTGAGGGCAACCTCCGTATTAGATTTCCCTACAAAGTGTATTCGACAAATAAAAAAAGCACTGCACCCCAGGTATTTGCCCTAGCCAGCTGGACAGGTTTCCCACAGTTGCCCAGATTTTCCTGGGATTGCTCCCATCTCCGTTGAGACTCCTCGCTCTTGTTCCGCATATTCTTCTCAAGCTTTAGGGGAACTGCAGGGGCCCCCTGCTGCTCCCACGCTCACGGAGATCCATCTGCAGTCTCTGGGCATTTTCGCTGAGCAGATTCCTGGTCGAGGAGTTTTTCCATTGCCAGGAACGGGGTAGAGGGAGGTGAGGCGCTGGACATGGGAGGGGTTTGTCGTCGGAGACTTTGAGCCTTTTTGGAGGGCCAGGGTCCGACAGTGTTCTGAAACTTGCGTACCTAGAGAGTAGCTAGAAAAGGTCTGGCAATTAAGGCCTTCGCAGGGAtgttatcttggagttccctgatcgCCATCCTTAACTGGGACGACAGAGAAAGGATCTCTGGGAATATTGTCTAATGGAAACATGCAAAATAATGTCCCTGTGCCCAGAAAAGTCACAGAggtttaggaagaaaataaaacgaAAACCACAACTAGCCTAACCGCCACACTAGCCAGAGTTTCCCCAAGGGACTGGTGGAGAGCGGGAGTTCGGAAGTTAGTATTGCTGGCTTAGGCTTCTGGTCAGCCGAGGGTCTTCCGATACTCGGGGTTCAGGTTCCTAGTTAGAACTGCCCGGCGGCCCGGAAGCAGCGAGAACCACTTTCCAAAGCAAGCCCAATATGACCTCCTCAAATCTCCCAAGCCTCCCCCGAGTCCCACCTGGGAGTCTCCGGGGTCCTCCTCAGTTCTACACCCAAGAGCGCCCCGAAATCTCCCGGTGCCCCCACCTTTTCTCCCCGAAATGGAGGtgggattttatttatatttaagttcGCAAAATTGAAATCTTTATCCCGCAAGCGAGCATGGGTACTTAATTAAATTCTAATTAGGACACTATCAATATCCTATTTAGCCGCGTAGCTTTTGTGCGCCGCGGTCCCTTTCAGCGCCGTAAATAGGGTCTCGACGCCTTATCTCGCCTGCAGGAGACGCCTCGAGAAGGGCTGCGGAAGATAATTTATAGGTTTTAATTACTCTTCATTCCGCCTGATCAGCTTGGCGTTCATCACAGGCCTGTGAATAAAACCCTGGTCAAAAGCTCTGTCACATCGCGCTGGCAAGACGCTTAATCAAAGTGAGCGGCCCCGCGCGCCGCGCGGCCGGGCTCCTCCACGTAATTTCCAGCCAGCTGATAAAGCCAGCTGAATAATGCGGCGGCCCTTTGGAGACACCATTTACAGAAATGACTTTATTGACGGCTTAACGTCGGTAATTCATTTTACCTTTCATGTAGTGGAGCCCGGATTTGTTACAGTAATGGGATGATAAATGCACCGGCGGCCCACGAGCTCCGGCTGGATTAGGCGGCGCTCCGCGCGCTGGCTC
This region includes:
- the EN1 gene encoding LOW QUALITY PROTEIN: homeobox protein engrailed-1 (The sequence of the model RefSeq protein was modified relative to this genomic sequence to represent the inferred CDS: deleted 2 bases in 1 codon) is translated as MEEQQPEPKSQRDSGLGAAAVAAAPGSLGLSLSPGASGSSGSSGSDGDSVPVSPQPAPPSPPAAPCLPPLAHHPHLPRPPPPPPPPQHLAAPAHQPQPAAQLHRTTNFFIDNILRPDFGCKKEQPPPQLLVAAAAGGGAGGGRVERDRGQTGAGRDPVHPLGTRAPGAASLLCAPDANCGPPDGSPPAGGGGGAGASKAGNPAAAAAAAAAAAAVAAAAAAAAAAAKPSDSGGGSGGGVGSPGAQGAKYPDHSNPAILLMGSANGGPVVKTDSQQPLVWPAWVYCTRYSDRPSSGPRTRKLKKKKNEKEDKRPRTAFTAEQLQRLKAEFQANRYITEQRRQTLAQELSLNESQIKIWFQNKRAKIKKATGIKNGLALHLMAQGLYNHSTTTVQDKDESE